A part of Arachis hypogaea cultivar Tifrunner chromosome 12, arahy.Tifrunner.gnm2.J5K5, whole genome shotgun sequence genomic DNA contains:
- the LOC140176601 gene encoding uncharacterized protein: MVESKRLKFFRCKQSQLRVDKYKCLHESLINGDVDAARLGKRIILSSTFTGGPRMMNNCKDVFAICRYAGYPSYFITMTCNPEWDEIKREVTSIGLKAEDRPDILCRVFNIKLDGLLDDLKEEKIFDKILGYVCTVEFQKRGLPHAHILLFMSNEFKPQTPDDINKHITAEIPDKNERPNLHRAVQNYMRTLIDEAGFSKYRRTDNGRTVKKKECVLDNKFIVSYNLELLLKFGCHINVEYTCQTSSIKYLFNYVHKGNDRVTGTLYNAGDPSEATQVIDEIRNYYDCRYISACEAV; this comes from the exons ATGGTGGAATCAAAGAGGTTAAAATTCTTTAGGTGTAAACAATCACAGTTGAGGGTTGATAAATACAAATGTCTGCATGAAAGTCTTATAAACGGGGATGTAGATGCTGCAAGGCTTGGCAAAAGAATCATTCTTTCCAGTACTTTTACTGGTGGACCTAGGATGATGAATAATTGTAAAGATGTATTTGCAATTTGCAGATATGCAGGATATCCTAGCTATTTTATAACCATGACCTGTAACCCTGAATGGGATGAGATAAAAAGAGAAGTGACTTCCATTGGATTGAAGGCAGAAGACCGTCCTGATATATTGTGTCGAGTTTTCAATATTAAGCTTGATGGTTTGCTTGATGACCTAAAAGAGGAAAAAATCTTTGACAAAATTTTGGGAT ACGTTTGCACTGTAGAGTTTCAAAAGAGAGGGCTTCCGCATGCACATATCCTTTTATTCATGAGTAACGAGTTCAAGCCACAAACACCAGATGACATAAACAAACATATAACAGCTGAGATTCCTGATAAAAATGAAAGGCCAAATCTACATAGAGCAGTTCAAAATTACATG CGAACACTCATTGATGAGGCCGGATTTTCCAAATATAGGCGTACTGATAACGGTCGAACAGTGAAGAAAAAGGAATGTGTACTAGACAATAAGTTCATTGTTTCGTATAATCTAGAATTGTTGCTCAAGTTCGGGTGCCACATAAATGTGGAATACACATGCCAAACAAGTTCTATTAAGTATCTGTTTAACTATGTACACAAGGGTAATGACCGTGTAACAGGTACTCTATACAATGCTGGTGATCCGTCAGAAGCCACACAAGTTATTGACGAAATTAGGAATTACTACGATTGTAGGTACATTTCGGCATGTGAGGCAGTTTGA